GCGGCGTTCAGGCTGGCGAGCAACTGCGCGCAAGAGGCGAAGATGACGTCGTGCCCCTGACGCACGGCGCAGTGCCCGAGCGCTTGCGCCAGATGGCTCTTGCCCGTGCCGCAGGGGCCGACGATCAGCACCGGGGCGCGCTCGTCGATGTAGCGCCCGGTCGCGAGGTCATGGACCAGGGCGCGGTTGGTCGAGGGCAGCCGGTCGAACTCGAAGCCTTCGAGGGTCTTGGTGGCGCGGAAGGCCGCACGGCGCAGCCGGGTGCCGAACTTTTTCTGCTCGCGCCGCGCGATCTCGTCCTGGATCAGCAGGGCGAGGAATTCCGTGTAGGCGAGCTTGGCATCGATGGCCTGGCGGTTGCGGGCGTCGAGCGAGTCGAGGATGCCGGAGAGGCGCAACTGCTTGAGCTGCGGCGCCAGTTCGGTGGCGGGGTTCATGGTGAGGCTCCTTGGGTGAAGTGGGCGCGCGCTGCGCCCGGGTCAGTGGAACGTGGGGCCGTCGTCTTCGAACAGCGACGCGGTGGCG
This genomic window from Thauera humireducens contains:
- the istB gene encoding IS21-like element helper ATPase IstB, which produces MNPATELAPQLKQLRLSGILDSLDARNRQAIDAKLAYTEFLALLIQDEIARREQKKFGTRLRRAAFRATKTLEGFEFDRLPSTNRALVHDLATGRYIDERAPVLIVGPCGTGKSHLAQALGHCAVRQGHDVIFASCAQLLASLNAARAVGTYERKLQQLARVPVLIIDDFGLKPLRAPADEDLHDLIAERYERAATLVTSNLDFTEWDQAFPGNRLLASATVDRLRHNAYCLTLDGASYRAPRQGPNRAKNALASTPKNIDS